From the Streptomyces pluripotens genome, one window contains:
- a CDS encoding NYN domain-containing protein — protein sequence MDRCIVLVDAGYLLGAAASLLAGEPSRSRISVDHAALIQALRERAESETERPLLRIYWFDGAPDRVPQPEHRRLRVMPRVTVRLGALTRSDGRWAQKGVDAAMHAELTELARNRACSDIVLVTGDGDLLPGMMAAKEHGVAVHLWAVQAADGDYNQSEDLVAEADERRVLDRAWITQAVRARELTGVCAPPPAPRPEIAAILSAPLPDSALAAGAERPVEQGRHPQAAEATENGAQERVPTSKGVPTPKDLAALRAPGSQSAPHPATATLRWSSDKGWVDRPGVVTEPPEAASMPTLAQLTTAEQRWADREEDITTVGGDPYEVGQVFARRWMSRLGDQAQLQRLSQMYPRIPHRVDGELLRYAARFGLLAHKDDQIDEHDRYAIRAGFWREIDVPAATEQAGTGD from the coding sequence GTGGACCGTTGCATCGTCCTGGTGGACGCCGGGTACCTGCTGGGCGCCGCCGCCAGCCTTCTCGCCGGTGAGCCCTCGCGGTCCCGGATCTCCGTCGACCACGCCGCATTGATCCAGGCGCTGCGCGAACGCGCGGAGTCGGAGACCGAGCGCCCGCTCCTGCGCATCTACTGGTTCGACGGCGCCCCCGACCGGGTCCCCCAGCCCGAGCACCGGCGACTGCGCGTGATGCCCCGGGTCACCGTCCGACTCGGGGCGCTCACCCGCAGCGACGGACGCTGGGCCCAGAAGGGCGTGGACGCTGCCATGCACGCGGAGCTGACCGAGCTGGCCCGTAACCGTGCCTGCTCCGACATCGTCCTGGTCACCGGCGACGGTGACCTGCTACCGGGCATGATGGCCGCCAAGGAACACGGCGTCGCCGTTCATTTGTGGGCCGTTCAGGCAGCCGACGGTGACTACAACCAGTCCGAGGACCTGGTCGCCGAGGCCGATGAGCGACGGGTGCTGGACCGGGCCTGGATCACCCAGGCGGTCCGCGCCAGGGAACTGACCGGTGTCTGCGCCCCGCCGCCCGCGCCCCGCCCCGAGATCGCCGCGATCCTCTCCGCGCCACTGCCCGACTCCGCACTCGCCGCCGGCGCCGAACGACCCGTCGAACAGGGCAGGCACCCACAGGCCGCCGAGGCGACGGAGAACGGCGCCCAGGAGCGGGTCCCCACGTCCAAGGGCGTGCCCACCCCCAAGGACCTAGCCGCGCTCCGCGCACCCGGAAGCCAGTCCGCACCGCATCCGGCAACCGCGACCCTGCGCTGGTCCTCCGACAAGGGCTGGGTGGACCGGCCCGGCGTCGTCACCGAGCCGCCCGAGGCCGCCTCCATGCCGACCCTCGCCCAGCTCACCACGGCGGAGCAGAGGTGGGCCGACCGGGAGGAGGACATCACCACCGTCGGTGGCGACCCGTACGAGGTGGGTCAGGTCTTCGCCCGTCGCTGGATGTCCCGGCTTGGCGACCAGGCCCAGCTGCAGCGACTGTCGCAGATGTACCCGCGCATCCCGCACCGTGTCGACGGAGAGTTGCTGCGGTACGCGGCCCGGTTCGGACTGCTCGCGCACAAGGACGACCAGATCGACGAACACGACCGCTACGCCATCCGGGCAGGGTTCTGGCGAGAGATCGACGTGCCCGCGGCGACGGAACAGGCGGGCACCGGGGACTGA